In Candidatus Latescibacterota bacterium, the genomic stretch TTGCCTCCTGCCCTTTTTGGCTGAAGGTTTGTCGTGACCAGTATTTTCCAGAGGCGCCTGGGTCTGACCAGTTCCACTTCCAGGTCATAACCTTTTCCCGTTAATTCGCACGGAATCCCATGACTCAGCAGCATGGAGCTGACGAACAGCTTCCCACTGACTCCGATCATGCTTTTCGGTATCTCTGCCATTTTATCCTCCTTCCAGGATGACGAGGGCATGTGCCATATCCCCGTCGTGTGTGAGGCTCAAGTGACAGAAAGCGACATTCCGCTGCTTCAGGGCATCTTTCACCCTATCTGATAATAAAAAAGCGGGTTTGCCCTTATTCCCCCGGACAACGCCTACTTCTTTCAGGGAGAGACCTGTACCCCAGCCTGTACCAAGGGCCTTGAAAAAAGCCTCCCTGGCCGCGAATCTCGCAGCAAAGAAATGGGCACTATCCATGCGTTTCAAGCCTTCCTCGATTTCATCCCCCGTGAAGACCTTGTGCAGAAAGCGCTTTCCGTATTTATCGATCAATCCCGATATTCTCGGGATAAAAACCATATCTGTTCCAATTCCGAATATCATAGGGTTCTGTTTTATTCCTTCCCATCGAGCAGGTTGGAGAGTCCGATCAATTCATATTGCAGTCAGCGATATTTGCAGGTAGAATGACCATACCATTTTTATGAATTTAGTTAAATACAAATATGTAAATATTTTTTGACAGGAATCAGATATGCCGAAGTATGAATATCCTCTATACAGGCCTCCAAGTGAAGCTCAATCTCTTATTTTTCAAGTGGCATTGGGATGTTCGCATAACAGGTGCCTCTTCTGTTACATGTATAAGGAAAAGCAGTTCCGGGTGAGACCATGGAGTGAGTTAAGTGATGAGATCGACGATGCGGCTGTCAATTATCCCGGGACCAGGAAGGTTTTTCTGGCAGATGGCGACGCGTTCGCCCTTTCCAGCGATAAACTGGCGCAGATACTCGATCATATCAGAGACAGCTTTCCCATGCTTCAGAGAGTGACCGCCTATGCTAATCCAGCAAATCTTATCGCGAAATCTGTTGAGGAAATGACAATGCTCAGGGAGAAGGGCTTGACGATCCTGTACTATGGTGTCGAATCTGGCGATCCAGAGGTGTTGGGGAAGATCGACAAGGGTGCTACGCCTGATGAGATGGCCGAAGGGTGTATCAAGGCGACGGAGGCAGGCCTGAAGCTTTCAGTCACTGTTA encodes the following:
- the acpS gene encoding holo-ACP synthase, with translation MIFGIGTDMVFIPRISGLIDKYGKRFLHKVFTGDEIEEGLKRMDSAHFFAARFAAREAFFKALGTGWGTGLSLKEVGVVRGNKGKPAFLLSDRVKDALKQRNVAFCHLSLTHDGDMAHALVILEGG
- a CDS encoding radical SAM protein gives rise to the protein MPKYEYPLYRPPSEAQSLIFQVALGCSHNRCLFCYMYKEKQFRVRPWSELSDEIDDAAVNYPGTRKVFLADGDAFALSSDKLAQILDHIRDSFPMLQRVTAYANPANLIAKSVEEMTMLREKGLTILYYGVESGDPEVLGKIDKGATPDEMAEGCIKATEAGLKLSVTVILGLAGRSGSENHARKTATLINRIQPRYLSALTLMLGHHEDEYLAGMGDGFEFNDAIDDIRELRMFIEGLDNDRCIFRSNHASNYLALAGNLQKDKKALLATIDTALDKPESYLRDEWMRGL